In Erigeron canadensis isolate Cc75 chromosome 6, C_canadensis_v1, whole genome shotgun sequence, the following are encoded in one genomic region:
- the LOC122604513 gene encoding F-box/kelch-repeat protein SKIP6: MSHPPMTEENTTTTSDHPPPSQTTILIPNLPNDVAIQCIARVPRHHHPTLSLVSKSFHSIIRSKHFFITRSNLNSTQHSLYLNIRHKSSFKWYHFHPNHNNNLKLPKPIMIHPVPCIPTNKQPVGPAVVVLGPKIYLIGGSINDVPCNSVWVFDCRVNKWETGPKMRVGREFAAGAVVNGKVFVLGGCLVDNRTRAVNWAEVLDPGVGVWGSVESGSVDGKDKWMHASAVINGKVYAMADRGGVVYDVEKNEWGKVPKRLDLGWRGRGAVIDSVLYCYDYLGKIRGYDVAKDVWKDLRGVDKGLPNFLCGATMVDLDGWLCVLWESKLSGGKTMDVMCALIEVRKDEDGGLSGNILWVDGILSVPAGSSILHCMAIAL, from the coding sequence ATGTCTCATCCACCGATGACCGAggaaaacaccaccaccacctccgatCATCCACCACCATCACAAACCACCATCCTAATCCCAAACCTCCCAAACGACGTGGCAATACAATGCATAGCAAGAGTTCCACGTCACCATCACCCCACTTTATCCTTAGTCTCCAAATCATTTCACTCAATCATTCGATCCAAGCACTTTTTCATCACAAGATCCAACCTTAATTCCACCCAACACTCTTTGTATCTTAACATCCGACACAAATCCTCTTTCAAATGGTACCATTTTCATCCCAACCACAACAACAACCTTAAACTTCCCAAACCCATAATGATCCACCCTGTCCCCTGTATCCCGACAAACAAACAGCCTGTCGGTCCTGCTGTTGTTGTACTAGGTCCTAAGATATATTTAATTGGTGGGTCTATTAATGATGTACCTTGTAATTCTGTCTGGGTTTTTGATTGTAGGGTTAATAAATGGGAAACCGGGCCGAAAATGCGAGTCGGGAGAGAGTTTGCGGCCGGGGCGGTTGTGAATGGGAAGGTTTTTGTGTTGGGTGGGTGTTTGGTTGATAATCGGACTAGGGCGGTAAATTGGGCTGAGGTTTTGGACCCGGGGGTCGGGGTTTGGGGTTCGGTTGAAAGCGGGTCGGTTGATGGGAAGGATAAGTGGATGCATGCTAGTGCGGTTATAAACGGTAAGGTTTATGCGATGGCGGATAGAGGTGGGGTGGTTTATGATGTGGAAAAGAATGAGTGGGGGAAAGTACCCAAAAGGTTAGATTTAGGGTGGAGGGGACGAGGGGCGGTTATTGATAGCGTTTTGTATTGTTATGATTATTTAGGGAAAATACGAGGGTATGATGTGGCGAAAGACGTTTGGAAAGATTTGAGAGGGGTTGATAAAGGTTTGCCAAATTTTTTGTGTGGCGCGACCATGGTGGATTTGGATGGATGGTTGTGTGTGTTGTGGGAGTCTAAGTTAAGCGGTGGGAAAACGATGGATGTTATGTGTGCGTTGATTGAGGTTCGGAAAGATGAGGATGGGGGATTAAGTGGGAACATTTTGTGGGTTGATGGGATTCTTTCTGTTCCTGCTGGTTCTTCGATTTTACATTGTATGGCTATTGCTTTGTGA
- the LOC122602902 gene encoding developmentally-regulated G-protein 3 has product MATVMQKIKDIEDEMAKTQKNKATAHHLGLLKAKLAKLRRELLTPTTKGGGGAGEGFDVTKSGDARVGLVGFPSVGKSTLLNKLTGTFSEVASYEFTTLTCIPGVITYRGAKIQLLDLPGIIEGAKDGKGRGRQVISTARTCNCILIVLDAIKPITHKRLIEKELEGFGIRLNKEPPNLTFRKKEKGGINFTSTVANTHLDLDTVKAICSEYKIHNADVTLRFDATADDLIDVIEGSRIYTPCIYVVNKIDQITLEELEILDKLPHYCPVSAHLEWNLDGLLEMVWEYLSLTRIYTKPKGMNPDYEDPVILSSKKKTVEDFCFRIHKDMLKQFKYALVWGSSAKHKPQRVGKEHELEDEDVVQIIKKI; this is encoded by the exons ATGGCGACCGTTATGCAGAAAATCAAAGATATCGAAGATgag aTGGCAAAGACCCAAAAGAATAAAGCAACAGCACATCACTTGGGATTGCTGAAG GCTAAGCTTGCAAAATTGCGAAGGGAACTTCTCACACCGACTACGAAGGGAGGTGGTGGGGCTGGAGAAGGATTTGATGTTACTAAAAGTGGAGATGCAAGGGTTGGTCTTGTGGGTTTCCCTTCTGTTGGGAAATCAACACTTCTAAATAAGTTAACGGGCACATTTTCAGAG GTTGCTTCATATGAATTTACAACTCTCACCTGCATTCCAGGTGTTATTACATATCGCGGAGCTAAGATTCAG CTGTTGGATCTTCCTGGTATTATCGAGGGTGCCAAGGATGGAAAGGGAAGAGGAAGGCAG GTTATCAGTACTGCTAGGACATGCAACTGTATCTTGATTGTGTTGGATGCAATCAAGCCAATCACCCACAAACGTCTCATTGAAAAAGAGCTTGAAGGATTTGGTATTAG GTTAAACAAGGAGCCCCCAAATCTGACGTTcaggaaaaaagaaaagggtGGGATTAATTTTACATCAACGGTTGCGAATACACATCTTGATCTTGACACGGTGAAGGCAATATGCAGCGAATACAAAATACATAATGCTGATGTCACCCTTAGGTTTGATGCGACTGCAGATGATCTCATAGATGTTATCGAAGGAAGTAGGATATACACTCCTTGCATCTATGTTGTCAACAAAATTGATCAGATTACACTTGAAGAGCTGGAGATATTGGATAAACTTCCTCACTATTGCCCTGTGAG TGCTCACTTGGAATGGAATCTTGATGGTCTGCTGGAGATGGTATGGGAATATCTCAGTTTGACTCGCATTTACACAAAACCCAAAGGGATGAATCCAGACTATGAGGACCCTGTAATCCTTTCGTCCAAAAAAAAGACTGTTGAGGATTTCTGTTTTCGAATTCACAAGGACATGCTCAAGCAATTTAAGTA CGCATTGGTATGGGGTTCTAGTGCAAAACACAAGCCACAAAGAGTCGGCAAG
- the LOC122604548 gene encoding uncharacterized protein LOC122604548, whose protein sequence is MSCISVSLSNSVTRSTHKHTCSKTWVIRSSSAAPPNVDFTSLESAIAKKDSDAVKEALTQLSETGWAKKWNSQPYVSRRTTTLRELTTLGMKNAENLAIPSVRNDAAFLFTVVGTTGFLGTIAGQLPGDWGFFVPYLIGSISLVVLAVGSISPGLLQAAIGGFSTFFPDYQDRIARHEAAHFLVAYLLGLPILGYSLDIGKENVNLIDERLEKLIYSGQLDSKELDRLAVVAMAGLAAEGLKYDKVVGQSADLFTLQRFINRSKPQLRTQEQQNLTRWAVLFAGSLLKNNQALHEAVMSAMSKKASVLECIEAIEKATT, encoded by the exons atgtCTTGCATATCTGTTTCACTCTCAAATTCTGTTACTCGATCCACGCACAAACACACATGTTCTAAAACCTGGGTCATCAGATCGTCTTCAGCTGCTCCTCCCAACGTCGATTTCACTTCTCTCGAATCCGCCATTGCCAAg AAGGATAGTGATGCTGTTAAAGAAGCACTTACTCAGCTGTCGGAAACTGGTTGGGCCAAAAAGTGGAATTCTCAACCTTATGTTTCCCGTCGCACG ACGACTCTCCGTGAGTTGACCACTCTTGGAATGAAAAATGCCGAGAACCTGGCAATACCTAGTGTTAGAAATGAT GCAGCTTTTCTTTTCACTGTGGTGGGAACTACAGGGTTTCTGGGAACTATTGCTGGTCAGCTTCCAGGG GATTGGGGTTTCTTTGTGCCATATCTGATTGGGAGCATTTCTTTGGTAGTTCTGGCTGTAGGGAGTATTTCACCTGG GCTTCTTCAGGCTGCAATAGGTGGATTCTCAACCTTTTTCCCTGATTATCAAGATAGAATTGCCCGACATGAAGCTGCTCATTTTTTGG TTGCCTACTTACTAGGCCTTCCTATCCTAGGGTACTCTCTTGATATTGGGAAAGAGAATGTCAATCTCATAGATGAAAGATTGGAAAAACTCATATACAGTGGGCAACTTGATTCAAAGGAACTTGACAG GTTGGCAGTTGTAGCAATGGCTGGACTAGCAGCAGAAGGTCTGAAATACGATAAAGTGGTGGGCCAATCTGCTGACCTCTTTACTCTACAG AGATTTATAAACAGAAGTAAGCCTCAGCTTAGGACACAGGAACAACAAAATCTAACTAGATGGGCA GTTTTGTTTGCAGGGTCATTGCTGAAAAACAACCAGGCACTTCATGAAGCAGTAATGTCCGCAATGTCAAAGAAGGCAAGTGTGCTAGAATGCATTGAAGCAATTGAGAAGGCGACTACATGA